One region of Acidobacteriota bacterium genomic DNA includes:
- a CDS encoding cobalamin biosynthesis protein CbiA: MTRETIRFQSPAFDRGIIAIVGGFGSGKSEVSVNLARYLAQSQSLAVTIADLDIINPYFRSREAADELAALGIRSLIPPGDQAYADTPIIIPEIKGAIKANTGMLILDVGGEDLGARVLSSLREAFVPGRYDLLMVLNRNRPFTATLQGTLKLMRDIEEACGLKFTGCISNTHLLEETTVETVMDGLQLTREVGEQAGLPVRLLTVTADIAGRLDAGAIDVPVLALDRTLLKPWERRKPAGPDA, from the coding sequence ATGACGAGAGAGACAATCCGGTTTCAGTCCCCTGCCTTCGACAGGGGAATCATCGCCATTGTAGGCGGGTTCGGCAGCGGCAAATCAGAAGTATCCGTAAACCTCGCGCGTTACCTGGCTCAAAGCCAGAGCCTTGCGGTGACGATAGCCGATCTGGACATCATTAACCCCTATTTCAGATCCCGTGAAGCGGCCGACGAACTCGCTGCCCTGGGAATCAGGTCGCTGATTCCGCCCGGCGACCAGGCTTACGCCGATACCCCGATAATCATCCCCGAAATAAAGGGTGCCATTAAGGCCAACACCGGCATGTTGATTCTCGACGTGGGCGGCGAGGATCTCGGCGCGCGGGTTCTCAGTTCACTGCGAGAGGCTTTCGTACCGGGACGCTATGACCTGCTAATGGTGCTCAATCGAAACCGGCCGTTTACCGCGACGCTTCAGGGGACGCTAAAGCTTATGCGGGATATCGAGGAGGCCTGCGGGCTGAAGTTCACCGGCTGTATTTCCAATACCCACCTGCTGGAAGAGACCACCGTCGAAACCGTCATGGACGGACTGCAACTGACACGAGAAGTTGGTGAGCAGGCGGGGCTGCCCGTAAGGCTGCTGACGGTCACGGCGGACATTGCCGGCCGGCTCGATGCGGGGGCGATTGACGTTCCGGTGCTGGCTCTTGACCGTACTCTTCTGAAGCCGTGGGAACGACGCAAACCTGCGGGGCCTGACGCATAG
- a CDS encoding 4Fe-4S binding protein, giving the protein MPGVIVDKNHCKGCELCVKACPQQILSLSQDITLRGYFYAQMHDPSRCIGCRICAIVCPDVAITVQSNGTMYSLFAY; this is encoded by the coding sequence ATGCCGGGTGTCATCGTTGACAAGAACCACTGTAAAGGTTGCGAACTCTGCGTCAAGGCCTGTCCGCAGCAGATTCTTTCTTTATCGCAGGATATCACGCTTCGCGGGTACTTTTACGCGCAAATGCACGACCCGTCCCGGTGTATCGGCTGTCGTATCTGTGCCATCGTCTGCCCTGATGTGGCCATCACGGTGCAGTCAAACGGAACGATGTACAGCCTGTTCGCCTACTGA